A region of the Desulfotomaculum sp. genome:
CAGTTTCCCCCAGAGTGTCCACGCCCCCTCCGTCCGGCTCCACGACTAGAAGCGCTCCACGGTCTCCCGGATCAAATCTAAATCTCCAACCGAGAACATTCGCTCTCCAATCCAAACCGGCGCCTCCCATCATGCCGCCACGGTCTACCACCCCAAAACTTCTCTCCCACCCCACCTTCACTTTGTTAACCCTATCCTCTTTAATCCGCTACGGCTCCTAATTTAAATGACGACTGGCCGTGGGGATTATGGATCGGCTTTGATTTGCTCTGCGGAATCGCATTAGCCGGCGACGGCTTCAGCACTGCGCTGATCGTGCATGTTTTACACAAGGAAAAATATGCGCCAATTGCCCGTGCAGCGCTTGTAAAACGGTTCTTTCGAAAGTAATATGTTCCTTCTCGAGATGATCGGCGGGATAATCATACCGATTATAATGTACGCAATTCCTTCTATCAGAAAATCACAGCAGGGAGTTGCTGTTGCATCGTTTTTGGTGGTTGCCGGCGTGGTCTTTAACCGTGCCAATGTTAACTTTACCGGTATGGCTCAGGCCGTAGGCGGAAGCTATTTCCCAAGCATCTGGGAATGGGCAATCACTCTCGGTTTCTGGAGCTTTTTGGTCCTGGCCTACTGCTTCATAGCTGAGAACTTTGGCATTCTTCCCAAGGAAGAGCATGTAGTATCTCACGCAGCAGGGAAGAGTATAGCCGGTTAGTTTCTCACATTACAGTATATACTGTTCGGTATACGGGGGTTTTTGTTGTGGTATAAAGATAATCATACATTTCGGTTAAGCTAATCAGCCCTTGTTCTCGCCAGAAGGCGAGGCCGGGGACTTCATTTACCTGTGGAACTTTGGACAGACACTCGTATCCTAATTGTATAAAGAAAAATTAATAGCTTCAATAATTAGCTATTTAATAAATCTATTGGTATAATAAATGTATTCAATGATAAAATGAAAAATAACATTTTTAGTTTAATAATGAATTAAAAATGGTATAGGGGGTTCTTTATGCAGAAAAAAAATAGGTAAGCGCCGTTTCTCTTGTTCCTGGTTACTACGGACACAATAAAATCTTGAGGTGATAGAAAGTGGAAAAAGAACAGATTGAACAGCTTCGCAAGCTCCTTCCGGACAGCAACTTCGGAGATGTGCTGGTTGTAGGCGGAGGCATCAGCGGTATACAAGCCTCTCTCGATCTTGCCACTGTAGGTTTTAAGGTTTACCTGGTCGATTCAGCGCCGACCATTGGCGGTCACATGGCCCAGCTTGATAAGACCTTTCCCAGCAACGACTGCTCAATGTGTATCGAATCTCCCAAGTTCGTTGAATGCAACAGGCATCCCAATATAGAAATTATAACCTATACTGAAGTCGACAGTGTGGAGGGGGAACCGGGAGACTTCAAAGTGACACTGCTTAAAAAACCCAGATATGTATTAGAGGACAAATGCACGGGCTGTACTGTCTGCGTAGAGTACTGCCCGGTAAAATACCCTGACAAATTTAATCAGGAAATATCAGATAATAAAGCAATTCATATATACTTTGCCCAGGCTATTCCCCTTAAGCCTTATATAGATGAAAGCTGCCTTTACCTCAAAGAAGGCAAATGTTCTATTTGCCAGGGAGTCTGCCAGAATGACGCCATAGATTTAAAACAGAAACCGGAAAAGGTATTAATAAAAGTAGGCGCTGTAATTCTGGCGCCCGGCTACGAGCCGTTTGATCCCAAATTGAGGGAGGAGTACAGGTACGGAGAGTTTGAAAATGTTGTAACAAGTATGGACTACGAGAGGCTGTTATGCGCCACCGGACCTTACGAAGGTGAGATATTGCGCTCTTCCGACAATAAGCATCCCCATAAAATAGCCTGGGTTCACTGCGTCGGTTCCAGACAGGTTCTTCCCGGCGGTAACAGCTATTGCTCTGCTGTATGCTGCACATATACTCAGAAACAGGTAATACTGACAAAAGACCACGACACTGACGCCAGGTGTTACATATTCCATAATGATGTACGTTCCTATGGCAAAGATTTCGAAAGATTCTACCAGAGGGCGGAAAATCTTCCCGGGATTCAGTTTATCAGAAGCTATGTAACAATAGTAAAAGAGGACCCGGTAACCAAGAATGTAACCATACGGTATTCTACACCCGACGAGGGAGTAAAAGAGGAAGAATTCGATATGGTTGTATTATCAGTCGGGTTGAATCCTCCCCGTAATTTCAAAGACCTGGCAAACAGGTTTGGCATTGAACTCGAGTCCCATGGATTCTGTAAAGTAAATCCTTTTAATCCTATGGAAACATCCCGCCCGGGAATTTTTATAAGCGGCGCCTTCCAGGGCCCTCTGGATATTCCCGAGTCGGTATTCAGCGCCAGCGGCGCCGGTTCGCAGATCGGCGAACTCCTCAACTTCAGACGGGGAAATCTCGCCAAAGAAAGAATCTATCCGCCGGAAAAGGATGTTTTGCTGGAAGATCCCAAAGTGGGTGTCTATGTGTGTCACTGCGGCGCCAATATCGGAAGGATAGTAAATGTTCCTTCAACAGTTGAATATGCCTTAACATTGCCCAATGTTGTCCACGCAGAAGAAAATCTCTTTATTTGTTCCAGTGAATCCGCCGCGATGCTGGCGAAAGACATCCGGGAAAGAGGGCTCAACCGGGTAGTTGTCGCCGCCTGCACTCCAAGGACGCACGAGCCGCTGTTCCGGGACACACTCCGGGAGGCGGGAATTAATCAGTATTACTATGAAATGGCGAATATCAGAGAGCATTGCTCCTGGGTCCACTCCAGAGAAAAAGAGGAAGCCACGCGGAAAGCACAGGATATAATCCGGATGGCGGTAGCAAGGGCCTGTCATCTGGAGGCCCTGCAGGAATTTGATCTGCCTGTCGACAAGAGGGCTTTAGTGGTCGGAGGAGGCATAGCCGGCATGAACTGCGCTCTCTCCATAGCCAACCAGGGGCATGAGGTATACCTGGTGGAAAAGAATACGGAACTTGGAGGAATAGCGCGAAAACTGCATTATACACTGGAAGGTTTGGATGTTCAGGCTTATTTGCGTGATCTTATAAGAAAGGTATACCAACACCCCTTATTGCATGTGTATACCAATGCGACCATCACCGAGGCCAGCGGCTATGTGGGTAATTTCGTAACCAGGGTGAAGTCAGCCAGAGGTGTGGCAGAGATTAACCATGGAGCTACTATCATCGCTATCGGCGCTGACGTATATAAACCAACCGAGTACCTTTATGGAGAAGATGACAGGGTTATGACCAGTCTTGAGCTGGAGGAAAAGGTTGCCAGGAAAGAGGAAAGGGTGGTTAACGCCGAAAGCCTGGTAATGATCCAATGCGTGGGCTGCAGAAACGAAGACAGGAATTACTGCAGCAGGATCTGCTGCAGTCAGTCTGTCAAGAACGCCTTGAAACTGAAAGAGATAAACCCCGGCATGGATATATACATCCTTTTCCGGGATATGAGAACATATGGGTTCAAAGAGGACTATTACAGAGAAGCGGCAGGTAAAGATGTAAGGTTCATTCGCTATGAGCCCCAGGACAAACCCGTGGTGGAAGCTGTCCGGGAGGGCGGCAAGAGCGTTCTTAGAGTTACCGTGACAGATTATGTTTTGGAGAAGAAGCTTGAACTGGACGCCGATTTGATTGCCCTAGCCGCCGCTGTTGTTCCTTCCGAAGGCAGGAAGGAAGTAGCCGGATTATTCAAGGTAACTTTGAGCCCGGATGAATTCTTCCAGGAAGCCCATGTCAAATTAAGACCTGTTGACTTCGGGGCGGAAGGAGTTTTCCTCTGCGGATTAGCTCACTATCCCAAGCTCATCCCGGAATCGATCAGCCAGGCCTATGGAGCTGCCGGCCGGGCCTTAACGCTGCTCTCACACGATACAGTCACCGCTTCCGGATCTGTCTGCGAGGTGGATGAGGATAAGTGCATTTCATGTGGCGCGTGCATTATGGCTTGTACTTATGGCGCAATAGATTTTTATGAGACGCCGCAGGGCAGAAAAGCCAGGGTCAATGCAGTGCTTTGTAAAGGAGACGGCCTGTGCAACACAAAGTGCGCAACAGGAGCTATTTCTCTCAAGCACTATACCGACGAAGAACTCTTCAGCCAAATTATGGCGGCTGCAGGTAAAGATATCACACAACAAAATGCAGCCGAGGTTTGAAATAAATAGACAGAGCAGTGAATTAAAGAAAATCAAGGAGATGGGGAAGAATGGGTTCGGGATCAAGACCAAAGATACTGGGTTTTGTATGTAATTGGTGCTGCTACGGAGGAGCGGACCTTTGCGGGGTTTCCCGCTTTCAGTACCCTCCTTATATAAGGCTGATCAGGGTGATGTGCTCGGCCAGAGTCGACATGGCGCATATATTCCTGGCTTTATCAACCGGACAGGACGGGGTTTTCGTCGGCGGCTGCCACCTTAACGACTGCCATTATATTACAAACGGTAATTATGACGCTTTTGGTATGGTTTCTATCTGTAAAAAAATACTCGGGCACATAGGGGTAAACCCCGACAGGCTGAGACTGGAATGGGTATCCGCAGGTGAAGGAATCCGTTTCGCCAATATTATGAACGACTTCGGCGCGCAGATAGCAAAGTTCGGGCCTCTCGGCCAAAGTGAAGGAATAGGCGAACAGGTATTGAAGTTCAGGCTTGAAGCTGCGGCAAAGCTTGTTCCCTACATCAGGCTGGTACAGACGGAAAGGATGAGAGTGCCTGTAAGGACGGAAGAAGAGTATCAAAAGTTTTTCGCCAGTGACGAGTTCAACAGGTTGTTTGAGGAGACAATTGCAGAGAAATTGGCCATTGGCCAGATCGTCGCCCTTCTGCAGAAAGAGCCTCTTGCAACACCGGAGATCTCCAGGGCCTTAGGCCTGACCCCGTCCGAGGTGTCAAGGTTTTTGATCAGTTCGTCAAGGCAAAAGCTTGTCAGGTACGATGAAGGCATGAAGCGTTACGCTCTGGCATAGATGAAGAGAAGGCTGCGGAGAAAGATGTAGAGAAGAGAAAAGGGGAGAACAGGACTGGTGTCCTCCACGGGTTGCAGCCCCGTGGCCTGTTCTAATAAAATAAATGGGGGTCCGGTTCGATTCCGACTTCTCACCTCCAAGTCATATTATAATTAAGCCTAAAGCGCTAAGCTCCGGCGTAAAGCCGGCTGGATACCCATAATCAGGATTACATATGACATTGATCTTTTTTTCTGCTATACTTAAAAAGTAAAATTAAAAAGAAGAGAACAGTATAGTTTGCAGTCAGGATGAGTTTGAAGAGACGACTCGGAGTATTGGAGTGAGGACCAGCATTGCTGGTCTTTTTTATTTTTAGGCCTAAAAGGAGAAATGGTAAATAATGATATATATTCCACTAATAGAAAGGCGTAAATTAGCGGCCGATTTTATTTCTTTGTATGAACACTTAATTCGCTTACCAAACTCTTTTCTTTTAGAAAGCAGTCTTATGATCGATGGAATAGGAAGATATTCGTTTCTAGGCGCAGATCCGTTTCTAATATTCCGTTCCAAGAATCACTGCATACAGCTGATCAGCAACCAAAAATGTGTAACATTATCCGGAAATCCCTTTTCTAAACTAAAGGAATTATTAAACACTTACCGGATTGAAGAATCTAATTTACAATTTCCTTTTTGCGGCGGGGCGGCTGGCTTTTTTAGTTATGATCTGGGGCGGATATTAGAGAAGTTACCTTCACTGGCAGATGATGATTTGAATTTACCGGACATGTGCCTGGGTTTTTACGATTTAATCATCATGATGGATCATTTTACACAGGAAGTATATATTATTTCTACGGGGCTTCCTGAAACAGACCCCGATAGGGCCTACAAACATGCTGAGAAGCGTTTGCGTGATATCTGTAATGTTCCAATCAAGTATTTGCCGCAGATGGATGAATGTCCGGAAAAGAG
Encoded here:
- a CDS encoding methyl-viologen-reducing hydrogenase subunit delta, giving the protein MGSGSRPKILGFVCNWCCYGGADLCGVSRFQYPPYIRLIRVMCSARVDMAHIFLALSTGQDGVFVGGCHLNDCHYITNGNYDAFGMVSICKKILGHIGVNPDRLRLEWVSAGEGIRFANIMNDFGAQIAKFGPLGQSEGIGEQVLKFRLEAAAKLVPYIRLVQTERMRVPVRTEEEYQKFFASDEFNRLFEETIAEKLAIGQIVALLQKEPLATPEISRALGLTPSEVSRFLISSSRQKLVRYDEGMKRYALA
- a CDS encoding heterodisulfide reductase, whose translation is MEKEQIEQLRKLLPDSNFGDVLVVGGGISGIQASLDLATVGFKVYLVDSAPTIGGHMAQLDKTFPSNDCSMCIESPKFVECNRHPNIEIITYTEVDSVEGEPGDFKVTLLKKPRYVLEDKCTGCTVCVEYCPVKYPDKFNQEISDNKAIHIYFAQAIPLKPYIDESCLYLKEGKCSICQGVCQNDAIDLKQKPEKVLIKVGAVILAPGYEPFDPKLREEYRYGEFENVVTSMDYERLLCATGPYEGEILRSSDNKHPHKIAWVHCVGSRQVLPGGNSYCSAVCCTYTQKQVILTKDHDTDARCYIFHNDVRSYGKDFERFYQRAENLPGIQFIRSYVTIVKEDPVTKNVTIRYSTPDEGVKEEEFDMVVLSVGLNPPRNFKDLANRFGIELESHGFCKVNPFNPMETSRPGIFISGAFQGPLDIPESVFSASGAGSQIGELLNFRRGNLAKERIYPPEKDVLLEDPKVGVYVCHCGANIGRIVNVPSTVEYALTLPNVVHAEENLFICSSESAAMLAKDIRERGLNRVVVAACTPRTHEPLFRDTLREAGINQYYYEMANIREHCSWVHSREKEEATRKAQDIIRMAVARACHLEALQEFDLPVDKRALVVGGGIAGMNCALSIANQGHEVYLVEKNTELGGIARKLHYTLEGLDVQAYLRDLIRKVYQHPLLHVYTNATITEASGYVGNFVTRVKSARGVAEINHGATIIAIGADVYKPTEYLYGEDDRVMTSLELEEKVARKEERVVNAESLVMIQCVGCRNEDRNYCSRICCSQSVKNALKLKEINPGMDIYILFRDMRTYGFKEDYYREAAGKDVRFIRYEPQDKPVVEAVREGGKSVLRVTVTDYVLEKKLELDADLIALAAAVVPSEGRKEVAGLFKVTLSPDEFFQEAHVKLRPVDFGAEGVFLCGLAHYPKLIPESISQAYGAAGRALTLLSHDTVTASGSVCEVDEDKCISCGACIMACTYGAIDFYETPQGRKARVNAVLCKGDGLCNTKCATGAISLKHYTDEELFSQIMAAAGKDITQQNAAEV